A stretch of Syntrophaceae bacterium DNA encodes these proteins:
- a CDS encoding 3-hydroxybutyryl-CoA dehydrogenase, with protein MKNICVLGAGLMGNGIAQVCAQAGYSVTLRDIEQRFVDGGMNTIRKNLAKEVEKGKRTQEDMNAVLGRIKPTLDMKEAAANADIVVEVVIEVMDVKKKVYAELEEIVPAHCLFFTNTSGLSITEMAAVTKRPDKFIGTHFFNPVPVMRLLEIIKGYETSADTLAVAEAWGKKIGKELVVVKEAPAFVVNRILCTMLNEAFFVLGEGLASAEDIDKGMVLGCNHPIGPLALSDLVGNETLLRVIDGLHRELGDKYRPAPLLVQLVRAGRFGRKVGKGVFNYK; from the coding sequence ATCAAGAACATTTGTGTGCTGGGTGCTGGTCTGATGGGGAATGGAATCGCACAGGTATGCGCCCAGGCAGGGTATTCGGTCACCCTCCGGGACATCGAGCAGCGGTTCGTGGACGGTGGCATGAACACGATCCGGAAGAATCTGGCAAAGGAAGTGGAGAAGGGCAAGCGGACCCAGGAAGACATGAACGCCGTCCTGGGCCGGATCAAGCCGACACTGGACATGAAAGAGGCCGCCGCCAATGCCGACATCGTGGTTGAAGTGGTCATCGAGGTCATGGACGTGAAGAAGAAGGTCTATGCGGAGCTGGAAGAAATCGTTCCGGCCCACTGCCTGTTCTTCACCAATACATCCGGCCTCAGCATCACGGAGATGGCGGCGGTGACGAAGCGCCCCGACAAATTCATCGGGACGCACTTCTTCAACCCCGTTCCGGTCATGCGGCTCCTGGAGATCATCAAGGGATACGAAACCAGTGCGGACACCCTCGCGGTTGCCGAGGCCTGGGGAAAGAAGATCGGCAAGGAACTGGTTGTCGTGAAAGAGGCGCCCGCCTTCGTGGTAAACCGGATCCTCTGCACGATGCTGAACGAGGCTTTCTTCGTCCTCGGCGAAGGCCTGGCCAGTGCGGAGGACATCGACAAGGGCATGGTGCTGGGTTGCAATCACCCCATCGGACCCCTGGCCCTTTCGGACCTGGTAGGCAATGAAACGCTTCTGCGTGTGATCGACGGACTGCATCGCGAACTGGGGGACAAGTACCGGCCGGCGCCGCTTCTCGTGCAACTCGTCCGGGCAGGCCGCTTCGGTCGCAAGGTGGGAAAGGGCGTCTTCAATTACAAGTAG
- a CDS encoding TIGR00730 family Rossman fold protein, which translates to MDEKQYLVDALSIDESWRIFRIMAEFVESIESLSKVKHAVTIFGSARLTASDPYYEKAEVLARRLAEEGFGVITGGGPGIMEAANKGAAAAGGKSVGLNIHLPYEQKPNQYANISLDFKYFFVRKVMFVKYAVAYVIFPGGYGTMDELFEALTLIQTRRIRSFPVILLGRAYWQGLLDWVKKVMVKERKIDAEDLALLKITDDPEEAVRHIQKFVIL; encoded by the coding sequence ATGGATGAAAAGCAGTATCTCGTGGACGCCCTGTCCATCGATGAGTCGTGGCGCATCTTCCGCATCATGGCGGAATTCGTGGAGTCCATCGAGTCCCTCTCGAAGGTGAAACATGCGGTCACCATCTTCGGATCAGCACGCCTGACAGCCTCCGATCCTTATTACGAGAAGGCGGAAGTCCTTGCCCGGCGGCTGGCGGAAGAGGGATTCGGAGTGATTACCGGCGGCGGTCCCGGGATTATGGAAGCGGCCAACAAAGGCGCCGCCGCCGCGGGAGGTAAATCCGTCGGTCTGAACATCCACCTTCCGTATGAGCAAAAGCCGAATCAATACGCAAACATCAGTCTTGACTTCAAATATTTTTTCGTCAGGAAAGTGATGTTCGTCAAATACGCCGTAGCCTATGTCATTTTCCCCGGAGGCTACGGCACCATGGATGAGCTTTTCGAAGCCCTCACGCTAATCCAAACCAGACGTATCCGCAGCTTTCCCGTCATCCTTCTTGGCCGGGCCTACTGGCAGGGGCTGCTGGACTGGGTAAAGAAGGTGATGGTGAAAGAGAGAAAGATTGACGCCGAGGACCTGGCCCTCCTGAAGATTACCGACGATCCGGAAGAAGCCGTACGGCACATTCAGAAATTTGTCATCCTCTGA
- the rpsU gene encoding 30S ribosomal protein S21 — protein MEVKVFDNDVEKALKILKNKLSKSGLFKELKLRRAYEKPSVRRKRKAIEARRRFAKVQRRRHS, from the coding sequence TTGGAAGTTAAGGTTTTTGACAATGATGTGGAAAAGGCCTTGAAGATTCTCAAGAATAAGCTTTCAAAGAGCGGCTTGTTCAAGGAACTGAAATTGCGTCGGGCCTATGAGAAGCCTTCCGTGAGGCGTAAGAGAAAAGCCATCGAAGCCCGCCGTCGTTTTGCCAAGGTGCAGCGCCGCCGCCATTCCTGA
- the hisC gene encoding histidinol-phosphate transaminase — MSHIRSLVREGVAGQEAYFVEDVPARIKLDANENPYPLPMQLRNKLFAAMKSVNLHHYPEPGSPRLQRAYARHFGVGEDMILIGNGSDEAIAILSTALARPGAAILIPVPTFPMYRITALNNGYKVHDVPLDEQGDLELDAMEHLLKTEKPAITFLSYPNNPTGGCFHADRVERLIKASPGVVVVDEAYFHFSGKTFLPKLKQYERLVILRSLSKIGLAAMRIGFLIGAPELVKELNKVRPPYNLNALSQVAAAFYLEHESVFLDQAARIRRECEKLLRALRSIRGVQACPTDANFIFFYCKFREDDVYQALLREGVLVKKFSRPGAASGIRVTVGTRKENGEFLRIVRSVLVPGR; from the coding sequence ATGAGCCATATTCGATCCCTGGTCCGGGAAGGAGTGGCAGGTCAGGAGGCTTACTTCGTTGAGGATGTGCCGGCCAGGATCAAACTGGACGCAAACGAGAATCCATATCCGCTTCCCATGCAGTTGCGCAACAAGCTCTTCGCAGCCATGAAGTCCGTTAACCTGCACCATTACCCCGAACCGGGATCCCCACGCCTTCAAAGAGCCTATGCACGTCATTTCGGGGTTGGTGAAGACATGATCCTGATCGGCAATGGATCCGACGAGGCCATCGCGATCCTCAGCACGGCCTTGGCGCGTCCCGGGGCGGCGATTCTGATTCCGGTGCCCACCTTTCCCATGTATCGGATTACGGCATTGAACAATGGATACAAGGTTCACGATGTTCCCCTTGATGAACAGGGCGACCTGGAACTTGACGCAATGGAGCATTTGCTGAAAACGGAGAAACCCGCCATCACATTTCTGAGTTATCCGAACAACCCGACTGGTGGCTGTTTCCATGCCGACCGGGTGGAGCGGCTGATCAAGGCGTCTCCTGGAGTGGTTGTTGTGGATGAGGCGTACTTCCATTTTTCGGGCAAGACGTTTCTCCCGAAGTTGAAACAATACGAACGGCTTGTGATTCTGAGATCCCTGTCCAAGATCGGCCTCGCCGCCATGAGGATCGGCTTTCTGATCGGTGCTCCGGAGCTTGTGAAGGAGCTGAACAAGGTCCGTCCGCCGTATAATCTGAACGCTCTCTCCCAGGTCGCGGCTGCTTTTTATCTCGAACACGAATCCGTCTTTCTCGACCAGGCCGCCAGGATCCGGCGGGAATGTGAAAAATTGCTGCGGGCACTGCGTTCCATCCGAGGAGTGCAGGCCTGCCCAACGGATGCCAATTTCATATTTTTCTATTGCAAATTCAGAGAGGATGACGTATATCAGGCACTCCTTCGGGAAGGCGTTCTTGTCAAAAAATTCAGCCGACCGGGGGCAGCCAGCGGCATTCGCGTGACGGTGGGAACGCGAAAAGAAAACGGGGAATTCCTGAGAATCGTCAGGAGTGTTCTCGTACCGGGCCGATAA